Proteins encoded within one genomic window of Bacillota bacterium:
- a CDS encoding SpoVR family protein: protein MSICYVSFGKAYHKMKTQYDYNLSRIYEMVINSDPCYAFLLEGNSLIQ, encoded by the coding sequence TTGTCTATATGTTATGTGAGCTTCGGGAAGGCTTACCATAAAATGAAAACTCAGTATGACTATAACCTCAGCCGTATATATGAAATGGTAATTAACTCCGACCCGTGCTATGCTTTTTTGTTGGAGGGTAATTCCCTCATCCAG
- a CDS encoding transposase has translation MKAVNRVIKETALEFANQAISKGCAVITDGLTAYPQLKSQGYTHERVLSSSPEAEEKIHWVHALISNAKAFMVGTFHGLDKSHLQVLFR, from the coding sequence ATGAAAGCTGTGAATCGAGTTATCAAGGAGACAGCATTAGAGTTTGCAAACCAAGCAATATCCAAAGGATGTGCAGTTATAACGGATGGGTTAACGGCGTATCCACAGTTAAAGTCCCAAGGATATACTCATGAGCGAGTTCTATCTTCTTCCCCAGAAGCTGAAGAAAAAATTCATTGGGTACACGCTCTAATTTCTAATGCAAAGGCTTTTATGGTTGGTACTTTCCATGGCCTCGATAAAAGCCATTTACAGGTCCTATTTAGATGA
- a CDS encoding ATP-binding protein — MISTSEKQKIQNQLKNLVSPPTPQIHSGRTKNQRPPFHWVKINELKVDHLELDEIAKEINNRSKQFTHSLVAIQEHVFLKLSMTKRSTVSIEVGIGGPKRTGSESIGLIEGAFPGTDLNVSLKRDFNMSFTHSAAAVGIPAVLDNDEQSSWMTHLFHALQGAEFSLMLCAAPLEQEGILAGKKRLSQERDQFFQNKKFSISNGTSKMDQEGENKNDNSGFNIIIKSSGDSVGYNRSRSETVTKDESYEFESSDAACYIDLLDQQLDRYDAGQSIGMWQTAVYFATHDEGSLHKVAASISAVLHNEEGIHPFTFLRDEKVLELLNRCELPGDDSMQDLLRGELSKATSVITTDELTSWFMLPAVELPGYKISPVYDSFVNVYETDADIPLGSTLHRGKEINQIFSVTPEQLNKHALITGITGSGKTNTVYSLLDSFYLPFLIIEPTKQEYRHLSNKFASLQVYTLGNEQISPVRLNPFYFPEGVSLLTHIDSLKAVFTSSFSMYASMPNILEQCLYNIYMKKGWSLHHSTNIYAKTHKEAKEFFPTIKDLCEEVDEYLSKSGYAEEQKSNIRAALLTRLKSLMVGSKGLMLNTTECIDFAELLSTPTVLELEEVADDDDKALIMGVLFIRLAQQLKISCTDGQIDNELKHITIVEEAHRIFSNQEGKSESHETANIKGKAVEHFSNVLSEIRSMGEGMIIIDQVPKKLAPDAIKNTNLKIVHRIVSIDDAEHMAQALAMKPDQTEFFTKLKKGEAFVFQEGMDKPAHVKMFPVKSTQAFVHEDDILRAAKEYNAFVTSSPGIHPFAELMMEQDQYTLQKVVGVGKKLYHSLLFGRLHLIDSYIKNTEKQLLSIAYQNGFDVNEENRTHFLQSLMQLMIDRLMETDLFFAKIHRIRTVVNYFLQLLTKKPTYSWSEKEVQLLELRRKEMIYPLLEEATRRQLFEERTAQCLWNQPSPLNGQAYRIASHMMEDGIFEKGQVTSGQPAIDHLFQTVKRELQNYMIHPLMSSPSDATLLAKVLEVLTQGANKVNEIQFAFNSLIEKEIS, encoded by the coding sequence TTGATTTCAACAAGTGAAAAACAAAAAATACAAAATCAGTTAAAAAACCTCGTATCTCCGCCGACTCCACAAATTCACTCGGGGCGGACGAAGAATCAACGTCCTCCCTTTCATTGGGTAAAGATTAATGAATTAAAAGTAGATCATCTGGAATTGGATGAAATTGCAAAAGAGATTAACAATCGCAGTAAGCAATTTACTCATTCTTTGGTAGCAATTCAAGAGCATGTTTTTTTAAAATTATCGATGACAAAACGTTCCACAGTTAGTATTGAAGTCGGAATTGGCGGTCCGAAGCGTACAGGAAGTGAATCAATTGGATTAATTGAGGGAGCTTTTCCTGGCACAGATTTAAATGTTTCTTTAAAGAGAGATTTCAATATGTCATTCACACATAGTGCAGCTGCTGTAGGGATTCCTGCTGTTTTAGATAACGATGAGCAGTCTTCTTGGATGACGCATTTATTTCATGCTTTACAAGGAGCGGAATTCTCCCTCATGTTATGTGCAGCGCCACTGGAGCAAGAAGGCATCCTGGCTGGCAAAAAAAGATTATCTCAAGAACGAGATCAATTTTTCCAAAATAAGAAATTCTCGATTTCAAATGGAACATCGAAGATGGACCAAGAAGGAGAAAATAAAAATGACAATAGTGGTTTCAATATCATAATTAAAAGCTCTGGAGATTCAGTGGGGTACAACCGTTCTAGATCTGAAACGGTGACAAAAGATGAATCTTATGAATTTGAATCTAGCGATGCGGCGTGCTACATTGATTTGCTTGATCAACAATTAGATCGTTATGATGCCGGTCAGTCGATTGGGATGTGGCAAACCGCTGTCTATTTTGCAACGCACGATGAGGGAAGTTTACATAAAGTAGCTGCATCGATTTCTGCTGTTTTGCATAATGAGGAAGGAATTCATCCGTTTACGTTTTTACGGGATGAGAAAGTGTTAGAATTGTTAAACCGCTGTGAGCTCCCAGGTGACGATTCAATGCAAGACCTCCTTCGAGGAGAATTAAGTAAAGCGACTTCTGTCATCACAACCGATGAGCTAACTAGCTGGTTTATGCTTCCAGCCGTTGAGCTGCCAGGGTATAAAATTTCACCAGTTTATGACTCTTTTGTGAATGTTTATGAAACTGATGCAGATATTCCTTTAGGGAGTACACTGCATCGAGGTAAAGAGATTAACCAGATTTTTAGCGTTACACCTGAACAATTGAATAAACATGCATTAATTACAGGAATTACAGGGAGTGGTAAAACGAATACGGTGTACTCTCTACTCGATTCATTTTATTTGCCGTTTTTAATTATTGAACCGACGAAACAAGAATATCGACACCTTTCAAACAAATTCGCTTCGCTACAAGTGTATACACTAGGTAATGAGCAAATATCACCGGTTCGGTTAAATCCATTTTATTTTCCAGAAGGGGTCTCACTGTTAACCCATATCGATTCTTTAAAAGCAGTATTCACGTCATCTTTTTCTATGTATGCTTCGATGCCGAATATTTTAGAGCAATGCTTGTACAATATTTATATGAAAAAAGGCTGGAGCTTACACCATTCCACAAATATTTATGCAAAAACGCATAAAGAGGCGAAAGAGTTCTTCCCGACGATTAAGGACTTATGTGAAGAAGTGGATGAATATTTAAGTAAATCAGGCTACGCTGAAGAACAGAAATCCAATATTCGTGCTGCTCTATTAACCCGATTAAAAAGCTTAATGGTTGGAAGCAAAGGATTAATGCTGAATACGACAGAGTGTATTGATTTTGCAGAGCTACTCTCAACACCAACTGTCTTAGAGCTTGAAGAAGTGGCCGATGACGATGATAAAGCGCTAATTATGGGTGTGTTATTTATCCGACTAGCACAGCAGCTAAAAATCTCTTGCACAGATGGTCAAATTGATAATGAACTCAAGCATATAACAATCGTCGAGGAAGCCCATAGGATTTTCAGTAACCAAGAAGGAAAGTCAGAAAGCCATGAAACTGCGAATATAAAAGGGAAGGCGGTTGAGCATTTTTCCAACGTGTTAAGTGAAATTCGTTCTATGGGTGAAGGGATGATCATCATTGATCAAGTCCCCAAAAAGCTAGCGCCTGACGCCATTAAAAATACAAACTTAAAAATTGTCCATCGTATCGTCAGTATTGATGATGCTGAACATATGGCACAAGCTCTTGCCATGAAGCCTGATCAAACTGAATTTTTCACGAAGTTAAAAAAGGGCGAAGCATTCGTCTTTCAAGAAGGAATGGACAAGCCAGCGCATGTGAAAATGTTCCCTGTCAAGAGCACGCAGGCCTTTGTGCATGAAGATGATATTTTAAGAGCTGCAAAGGAATATAACGCTTTTGTCACAAGCAGTCCCGGTATTCATCCTTTTGCTGAGTTGATGATGGAACAGGATCAATACACATTGCAAAAGGTCGTAGGCGTAGGCAAGAAATTGTACCACAGTCTACTATTTGGGCGACTTCATCTGATTGATTCATATATTAAAAATACTGAAAAGCAACTACTCTCTATTGCCTATCAAAATGGCTTTGATGTTAATGAGGAAAATAGAACACACTTCCTTCAGTCATTAATGCAATTGATGATTGATCGGTTAATGGAAACGGACCTTTTCTTTGCGAAAATCCACCGTATTCGGACGGTGGTGAATTATTTCTTGCAATTATTAACAAAGAAACCTACTTACTCATGGTCAGAAAAAGAAGTGCAATTATTAGAACTAAGACGTAAAGAGATGATTTATCCATTACTAGAAGAAGCAACACGTAGGCAATTGTTTGAGGAAAGAACAGCTCAGTGTTTATGGAATCAACCATCACCGCTCAATGGACAAGCGTACAGAATTGCTAGTCATATGATGGAAGATGGGATTTTTGAAAAAGGACAAGTAACCAGTGGACAACCCGCGATAGACCATTTATTTCAAACAGTCAAACGAGAGTTGCAAAATTATATGATTCATCCCTTGATGAGTTCACCATCTGATGCCACTTTGCTTGCAAAGGTGTTAGAAGTGCTCACTCAAGGGGCTAATAAAGTGAATGAAATTCAATTTGCATTTAATTCGTTAATTGAAAAGGAGATAAGTTGA
- a CDS encoding PrkA family serine protein kinase — protein sequence MEFVERLQAHRQLEKEQDWRGTFEDYLQFVKERPWVCQLAHSRIYQMIKEAGVIETQQGVKHYKFFETELFGLDKTLETLVEEYFHPAARRLDVRKRILLLMGPVSGGKSTLVHMLKKGLEQYSKTDRGAVFGIKGCPMHEEPLHLIPRELRQDFQDEYGVYIEGELCPSCRLMVQNKYNGNIEDVEVERITLSEEARTGIGTFTPSDPKSQDIADLTGSIDFSTIAEFGAESDPRAYRFDGELNIANRGLMEFQEMLKCDEKFLWNLLSLSQEGNFKAGRFALIYADEMIVAHTNENEYKAFISNKKNEALQSRIIVMKIPYNLKVSDEIKIYEKLIKQSDLKDIHIAPHALKVASIFSVLSRMKESKKQGMDLVKKMKLYDGEDVEGFKQKDVSELQSEYHDEGMSGVDPRYVINRLSSSLIKTTTKCINPLDVLRGLKDGLGQHPSITQEERDRLLNFISVARQEFDELAKKEVQKAFVYSFEESAKVLFDNYLDNVEAYCNGVKMRDPITDEEVNPDEKLMRSIEEQIGISESAKKTFREEILIRLSSYARKSRKFNYKSHERLREAVEKKLFADLKDVVKITTSTKTPDAEQLRRVNEVSAKLMDEYGYCPICANELLKYVGSLLNR from the coding sequence TTGGAATTTGTAGAACGTCTACAGGCTCATCGTCAGCTGGAAAAAGAGCAGGACTGGAGGGGTACCTTTGAAGATTACCTGCAGTTCGTGAAAGAACGTCCCTGGGTATGCCAGTTAGCCCATTCGCGTATATATCAAATGATTAAGGAGGCAGGGGTTATAGAAACGCAGCAGGGAGTCAAGCACTACAAATTCTTTGAAACAGAACTGTTCGGTTTAGATAAGACATTAGAAACGCTGGTAGAGGAATATTTTCACCCGGCAGCCCGGAGACTGGATGTACGTAAAAGAATTCTACTGTTAATGGGACCCGTGAGTGGTGGTAAGTCCACGCTGGTGCACATGTTGAAAAAAGGTTTGGAACAGTACAGCAAGACCGACCGGGGGGCAGTATTCGGGATCAAGGGTTGCCCCATGCACGAAGAGCCACTTCACCTGATCCCGCGAGAGCTGCGGCAAGATTTCCAGGATGAGTACGGTGTTTATATTGAAGGCGAATTATGCCCCTCATGCCGCCTGATGGTGCAAAATAAATATAACGGCAATATAGAGGATGTGGAAGTTGAGCGTATTACCCTTTCCGAGGAAGCCAGGACCGGTATCGGAACCTTTACCCCGTCAGATCCCAAGTCCCAGGATATAGCTGATCTTACCGGCAGCATTGACTTCAGTACTATAGCCGAATTCGGTGCCGAGTCAGACCCCAGGGCGTACCGTTTCGACGGCGAGCTAAATATAGCCAACCGGGGACTGATGGAGTTTCAGGAAATGCTTAAATGCGACGAAAAGTTCCTATGGAACCTGCTCAGCCTTTCCCAGGAAGGAAACTTTAAGGCCGGCCGGTTTGCTTTGATATACGCAGATGAAATGATAGTAGCTCACACCAACGAAAACGAATACAAAGCCTTTATCAGCAACAAAAAGAATGAGGCGCTGCAGTCTCGGATCATAGTAATGAAAATTCCCTATAATCTTAAGGTCTCCGATGAAATAAAAATCTATGAAAAGTTAATTAAACAAAGTGACCTCAAAGACATTCATATTGCGCCTCACGCGCTGAAGGTGGCCAGTATCTTTTCCGTCTTAAGCCGCATGAAGGAAAGCAAAAAACAAGGTATGGACCTGGTCAAAAAGATGAAATTGTACGACGGTGAAGATGTGGAAGGCTTTAAGCAAAAGGACGTAAGCGAGCTGCAGTCCGAGTATCACGATGAAGGTATGAGCGGTGTAGACCCTCGTTACGTTATTAACCGGCTCAGCTCATCGCTGATCAAAACCACCACCAAATGTATTAACCCCCTGGATGTTTTGCGGGGATTAAAGGACGGGTTGGGCCAGCATCCTTCCATCACCCAGGAGGAGAGGGACCGCCTCTTAAACTTCATTTCCGTGGCCCGCCAGGAATTTGACGAGCTGGCTAAAAAAGAAGTGCAAAAGGCATTTGTATACTCCTTTGAAGAGTCCGCCAAAGTGCTCTTCGATAATTATCTGGATAATGTAGAAGCATATTGTAACGGCGTCAAGATGCGTGATCCCATTACCGATGAAGAAGTTAATCCTGATGAAAAGTTAATGCGTTCCATAGAGGAGCAAATAGGAATCTCTGAAAGCGCTAAAAAGACCTTCCGCGAGGAAATATTGATCCGTCTTTCCAGCTATGCCCGAAAGTCCAGAAAATTTAATTACAAGTCCCATGAGCGCCTGCGCGAAGCAGTAGAGAAAAAACTGTTTGCCGACCTTAAAGATGTAGTCAAAATAACCACATCTACAAAGACCCCGGATGCGGAGCAATTGAGACGAGTAAATGAGGTCAGCGCCAAGCTAATGGATGAATATGGCTACTGTCCTATCTGTGCAAATGAACTACTCAAGTATGTAGGGAGCCTTCTGAATAGATAA
- a CDS encoding DUF2922 domain-containing protein, translating to MPTTNSQSLRMVFRSQAGTIMTISLDNPHTDLTATEIEAAMDTIIAKNLFSTNGGDLTEKYAELSPGCG from the coding sequence ATGCCTACAACTAACAGCCAGAGCCTGCGTATGGTGTTCAGAAGCCAGGCGGGGACTATCATGACCATTAGCCTGGATAACCCCCATACGGATCTTACTGCCACCGAGATTGAGGCGGCCATGGATACCATCATTGCAAAAAACCTTTTTAGTACCAATGGTGGGGATTTGACAGAAAAATACGCAGAGCTCAGCCCAGGGTGCGGCTGA
- a CDS encoding nuclease produces the protein MDGGVTAAVFEKVTETHIEQQQSIEGMVKSVESSIESEQAQGMYEALEWEVDERLVPIKNDLGETVIEVPPAEKELYDEIGVDYEKINDMEVFIRDDIDPNQTDALGRTNLERMEQGLAPLDETGQSIELHHIRQNSEGPLVELKSVEHEGNFELLHPNLENPPIDRGEFAKIRAEHWKARAEMIKVGGM, from the coding sequence ATGGACGGAGGCGTAACAGCTGCAGTATTTGAAAAGGTAACAGAAACTCATATTGAACAACAACAGTCGATCGAGGGCATGGTTAAAAGCGTTGAATCCTCTATTGAATCCGAACAAGCACAAGGTATGTATGAAGCTTTAGAATGGGAAGTAGATGAGCGCTTAGTGCCAATAAAAAATGATCTAGGTGAAACGGTCATTGAGGTTCCACCAGCAGAAAAAGAACTATATGATGAAATTGGTGTTGATTATGAAAAAATTAACGATATGGAAGTTTTCATTCGAGATGATATCGACCCTAATCAAACTGATGCTTTAGGGAGAACGAATCTTGAACGAATGGAACAAGGGTTAGCTCCATTAGATGAAACAGGTCAATCCATCGAACTCCATCACATTCGCCAAAATTCAGAGGGCCCTCTTGTAGAACTGAAAAGCGTAGAGCATGAAGGGAATTTTGAATTACTTCATCCGAACTTAGAAAATCCCCCAATTGATCGCGGCGAATTTGCCAAAATTCGAGCAGAACATTGGAAAGCACGGGCAGAAATGATTAAAGTAGGAGGGATGTAA
- a CDS encoding SMI1/KNR4 family protein: MAFLSIKKLIEEKRDQSYFFGPVEEKIIKKVEEKLELTFPEDYREFLKEYGCGNIGPIEIFGLGPNIESVPNVEWMIRHLRKTRSLPNYLIPIENLGDGFYAALTSVNSSDQGVMAGVVLQWNSRMNDPRRIASSFADYLQERVSIM; this comes from the coding sequence ATGGCATTTCTAAGTATAAAAAAACTTATTGAAGAAAAGCGTGATCAATCCTATTTTTTCGGCCCCGTTGAAGAGAAAATCATTAAAAAAGTTGAAGAAAAGCTTGAGTTAACGTTTCCAGAAGATTATCGAGAGTTCCTCAAAGAATATGGCTGTGGAAATATTGGGCCGATTGAAATCTTTGGATTAGGGCCTAATATTGAAAGTGTACCGAATGTCGAGTGGATGATAAGGCATTTACGAAAAACAAGAAGCCTCCCTAATTATTTGATTCCTATCGAAAATTTAGGAGACGGTTTTTATGCTGCATTAACATCGGTAAATTCAAGTGACCAAGGAGTTATGGCAGGCGTTGTCTTACAATGGAATTCCCGGATGAACGATCCAAGACGGATTGCGAGTAGTTTTGCAGACTACTTGCAAGAGCGTGTGTCGATTATGTAA
- a CDS encoding SpoVR family protein, whose amino-acid sequence MSINEKYELEKALEQITAIAKGYNLDFYDMYFEICPADILYTFGAYGMPTRFSHWSFGKAYHKMKTQYDYNLSRIYEMVINSDPCYAFLLEGNSLIQNKMVMAHVLAHCDFFKNNYYFQRTSRQMVESMSVAAQRIRQYEFAHGREKVESFLDSVISIQEHIDPYRDIGKNEPAIEKSESGGCCGGEGCGKGCGKDSCKDKGCEGGNCGHTHSEQESPYDDLWKLDHLGEEQESKDDTQKAKKFPKKPEKDLLLFIMEYGRDLEDWQRDIISIIREEMFYFWPQMQTKIMNEGWATYWHLRIMRDMDLTEEESLEFAKLHSGVIQSSKVRLNPYFLGLKLFEYIEKRWDEPGEEDRIKYGRPGGEGREKIFEIRELDNDISFLRNCLTEEFVEQEDIYLYKKVGYEWKIVEKDWQKVRDSLVASMVNSGFPYIVVQDGDYGKRGELYLHHAYEGAELDVYYLERTLPHVYKLWGRPVYLETVLDSKKVLFSYSGEKVSKKFV is encoded by the coding sequence GTGAGTATAAATGAAAAGTATGAACTGGAAAAAGCCTTGGAGCAAATCACAGCCATCGCCAAGGGCTATAACTTAGACTTTTATGATATGTACTTTGAAATCTGTCCGGCGGATATCCTGTATACCTTCGGGGCATATGGTATGCCTACCCGTTTTTCGCACTGGAGCTTCGGGAAGGCTTACCATAAAATGAAAACTCAGTATGACTATAACCTCAGCCGTATATATGAAATGGTAATTAACTCCGACCCGTGCTATGCTTTTTTGTTGGAGGGTAATTCCCTCATCCAGAATAAAATGGTGATGGCGCATGTGCTGGCCCACTGTGATTTCTTTAAAAATAATTACTATTTCCAGCGCACTTCCCGCCAGATGGTGGAATCCATGTCCGTGGCCGCGCAGAGAATAAGGCAATATGAATTTGCCCACGGCAGGGAAAAAGTGGAGTCTTTTTTGGATTCGGTAATATCTATTCAGGAACATATTGACCCGTACCGGGATATCGGTAAAAATGAACCGGCCATTGAAAAGTCGGAAAGCGGCGGGTGCTGCGGTGGTGAAGGTTGTGGAAAGGGCTGCGGAAAAGATAGCTGCAAAGATAAAGGCTGCGAGGGTGGCAACTGCGGGCATACTCACAGTGAACAAGAATCGCCCTATGACGATCTATGGAAACTGGATCATCTCGGGGAGGAACAGGAAAGCAAAGATGATACTCAAAAGGCCAAGAAGTTTCCCAAAAAACCCGAAAAGGATTTATTATTGTTCATTATGGAATACGGCAGGGATTTAGAGGACTGGCAGCGGGACATTATCTCTATCATTCGGGAGGAGATGTTCTACTTCTGGCCACAAATGCAGACCAAAATAATGAATGAAGGCTGGGCCACATACTGGCACCTGAGAATTATGCGTGATATGGATTTGACTGAGGAAGAATCCCTGGAATTCGCCAAACTGCATTCCGGTGTTATCCAATCCTCAAAAGTGCGCCTAAACCCCTACTTCCTGGGCTTAAAGCTATTTGAGTATATTGAAAAACGTTGGGATGAACCCGGCGAAGAAGACAGGATCAAATACGGCCGCCCCGGTGGAGAAGGCCGGGAAAAAATCTTTGAAATCAGGGAATTAGATAACGACATCTCCTTCTTGCGTAACTGTCTTACAGAAGAATTTGTAGAACAGGAAGACATCTACCTGTACAAAAAAGTGGGTTACGAGTGGAAAATAGTAGAAAAAGACTGGCAAAAGGTAAGGGATAGCTTAGTAGCAAGTATGGTAAACTCAGGTTTTCCATACATTGTTGTCCAAGACGGAGACTACGGCAAAAGGGGCGAACTCTACCTGCACCATGCCTACGAAGGTGCAGAGCTAGACGTCTACTACCTCGAACGCACCCTACCACATGTGTATAAATTGTGGGGAAGACCGGTATATTTGGAAACAGTGCTGGACAGCAAAAAGGTGCTCTTCAGCTACAGTGGCGAAAAGGTGAGCAAGAAATTTGTTTAG
- the yhbH gene encoding sporulation protein YhbH, whose translation MSGRYTVSREDWSLHRKGEIDRQRHREKVKEAIKKNLADIVSEESIILSDGKKVIKVPIRSLDEFHFRFNRNKQQHGGQGDGESKVGDVLGSDSKKKAGKGPGQGQGAGEEPGVDYYEAEITIDELAEMIFEDLGLPNLKQKKKPELASESVEFRDVRKVGIQSNIDRKRTIFQALKRRAMEEGKQGLGKITREDLRFKTWEQVYKYESSAVVLAMMDTSGSMGPWEKYIARSFFFWMVRFLRTKYQNVKIVFLSHHVMAKETTEEEFFTKGASGGTRCSSVYELALKVIEERFNPEDYNIYGFHFSDGDNLSSDNEKCVRLVKDLLKVCNLIGYGEIEGPYYYSSTLKSAFKKIEEQNFTTVSIRDKSGVFPALKSFFNPDPLKTATGR comes from the coding sequence ATGTCCGGCAGATATACAGTTTCCCGGGAAGACTGGTCCCTGCACCGCAAAGGGGAAATAGACCGTCAGCGCCACCGGGAAAAAGTTAAGGAAGCCATAAAAAAGAATTTGGCCGATATTGTCAGTGAAGAAAGCATTATTCTTTCGGACGGAAAAAAAGTAATCAAGGTGCCCATACGCTCACTGGATGAATTCCATTTTCGCTTTAACCGCAATAAACAGCAGCACGGCGGCCAGGGCGACGGGGAAAGTAAAGTGGGCGATGTACTGGGAAGTGATTCTAAAAAGAAAGCAGGCAAGGGTCCAGGCCAGGGGCAGGGGGCAGGAGAAGAGCCGGGGGTTGACTATTACGAAGCGGAAATAACCATTGATGAACTGGCAGAAATGATATTTGAAGACCTAGGGCTGCCCAACCTCAAACAAAAGAAAAAACCCGAGCTGGCCTCGGAGTCTGTGGAATTCCGTGATGTGCGCAAAGTGGGTATCCAGAGTAATATAGACCGTAAGCGCACCATATTCCAGGCTTTGAAAAGAAGAGCTATGGAGGAAGGTAAGCAGGGCCTGGGTAAAATAACCAGGGAAGACCTCAGGTTTAAAACCTGGGAGCAGGTATATAAGTATGAAAGCAGTGCCGTGGTGTTGGCCATGATGGATACTAGTGGGTCTATGGGACCCTGGGAGAAATATATTGCACGTAGTTTTTTCTTCTGGATGGTACGGTTTTTACGGACCAAATATCAAAACGTAAAAATTGTCTTTTTATCCCATCATGTGATGGCCAAGGAAACCACCGAGGAAGAATTCTTTACCAAGGGGGCCAGTGGGGGAACTCGCTGCTCTTCGGTATATGAACTGGCGCTGAAAGTGATCGAAGAAAGGTTTAACCCTGAAGACTACAATATCTATGGTTTCCATTTCTCCGACGGTGACAACCTTTCTTCTGACAACGAAAAATGCGTTCGATTAGTGAAGGATTTACTAAAAGTGTGTAATTTAATTGGTTACGGTGAAATTGAAGGGCCATATTATTACAGCAGTACATTAAAATCCGCCTTTAAAAAAATTGAAGAACAAAATTTCACCACCGTTTCCATCAGGGACAAAAGTGGTGTGTTCCCGGCCCTGAAAAGTTTCTTTAACCCGGACCCCTTAAAAACGGCAACCGGGAGGTGA